The Phragmites australis chromosome 15, lpPhrAust1.1, whole genome shotgun sequence genome window below encodes:
- the LOC133893587 gene encoding pathogenesis-related protein 1-like has protein sequence MAYSSKLACLALAFAAIVVAPCAAQNSPQDYVDLHNAARADVGVGPVSWDDNVAAYAQSYASQRQGDCALVHSSGGPYGENLFAGSAGADWSASDAVNLWVAEKQYYDHDSNSCSAPEGQSCGHYTQVVWRDSTAIGCARVVCDNGGVFIICSYNPPGNVIGQSPY, from the coding sequence ATGGCATACTCATCGAAGCTAGCGTGCTTAGCTCTGGCTTTCGCGGCCATCGTCGTCGCGCCGTGCGCGGCGCAGAACTCGCCGCAGGACTACGTGGACCTGCACAACGCGGCGCGCGCGGACGTGGGCGTCGGCCCGGTGTCGTGGGACGACAACGTGGCGGCGTACGCGCAGAGCTACGCGTCGCAGCGTCAAGGCGACTGTGCGCTGGTGCACTCCTCCGGCGGGCCCTACGGTGAGAACCTCTTCGcgggctccgccggcgccgactGGTCGGCGTCGGACGCCGTCAACTTGTGGGTGGCGGAGAAGCAGTACTACGACCACGACAGCAACTCCTGCTCGGCGCCGGAGGGCCAGTCGTGCGGGCACTACACGCAGGTGGTGTGGCGCGATTCCACCGCCATCGGCTGCGCCCGCGTCGTCTGCGACAACGGCGGCGTCTTCATCATCTGCAGTTACAACCCGCCGGGCAACGTCATCGGACAGAGCCCGTACTAG